The genomic DNA TGCGGCTGTCCCGCGTCGGGCGGCGTGGTATCCGGCGGAGTCGTGGTTCCGGAATTTTTGATCGTGAACGTATAGGAAAATCCTTTGTCGCCGGAATAAGTCGTGATGGCGCCGCTCAGCGTGTACTGGCCGTCCGCAAGCCGGGTGGTGTCATAACCCGAGGGCCCGCCGAAAGTATAAGGGGACGCGTATTCTTTGCCTGCCTGCGTCCCGTTCAGGTAGTAAGCCACTTTTTTGACCTGCAGCCCCGAATCCGGGTTGATGCTGATTTTTACGGTACCGGACAGCTCCGCGCCGTTTCTGACTCCGGTGAAATAGCCGTCTTCCGAAACCGCGGGATCGCCTGTCGACGCGGCCTGCACCGTCTGAGGCTGCGCCGCCGCTGTTTTTTGCGCCGGGGCCGTTTTTGTAAGCGGGGAAGGTGACAGCGAAGGCAGCAGACTGCCGTCCGGAACTTTGGAACCGGCCGTCGTGACGGGCGCGGCGCGATCGGGAGTCGTAACGGGGCCGACGGTCTGCGGGGTCAGAAGGGGATCGGCCGCGAAAACCGGAGGCGTGAGGCTGAGAAAGGCTGCGAGCGTTAAGGCGATTGGACTTTTCATGATGGATGCCCTCATGGATAACTTTTGATGACCGGGAATTTGTTGCTCAAAACTGGGCGTATTATGAAATGGAATGGAAGGGTCTATAACCGGGGTGAGGCTTTTTCGCTTGTAGGAGGGCTTGCCGCCGGGACGTAGGAAGCGCCCCGAGGGACGAATGTTTTGTCTTTTCCGCTTTTTGCCTTTAGAATACGGCCTGATTCAGCCAAGAAAGGAACTTCCTCATGAAGGTATCACACGATCTCATCTGCCTGGACATCGAATCGACCGGCGTATGGGTTGAAAAAGACAAGATCATCGAAATCGCTCTCATTCGTTACACGCCCGCCGGCACGCGGGAAACGTACTATAAGCGCGTCAATCCCGGCATCTCCATCCCGGCAGTCGTCACCAAGCTCACGGGCATTTCCGACGCGGACGTCAAGAACGCGCCTTTCTTCCGGCAGATTGCCCAGGAAGCATTCGCCTTCATCGCCGGTGCGGATTTCGCGGGCTTCAACATCGAGCGTTTTGACCTGCCTCTCCTCGAAAGGGAATTTGCCGAGGCCGGACTGACCTTCGAATGGAAGGAACGGAAAATCTACGACGCCCAGAAAGTGTTTCACCTGAACGAAAAGCGGGACCTCACGGCCGCGTATAAATTTTATTGCGACAAGGACCTGGCCGGCGCGCATTCGGCCATGGCCGACAGCGAGGCGGTCCTCGAAATCCTGGCCAAGCAGGTCGAGCGCTACGGTGAAGGACAGCAGGACCTTTCGGTTCTGGACAAATTCGAATACAACGTGCTGTCGGATTATTACGGGTCCGAACGCAAATTTTGCTGGTGGAACGGCAAGCTCTATCCCATGTTCGGGAAATATGCCCGTAAGCGGCCGCTGGAAGAGCTCGTGAAAGCCGATCCCGGCTATCTCAAGTGGATCCTCAGCAAGGATTTTTCGGATGAGATCAAAGAAGTCGTGGCGAACGCGCTCAAAGGCCAATTCCCCGTGAAAGCCGACGCCGCGACCGAGTGCCCGCCCGTCGAGTCTTAAGCCCGTCGTCTCAAAAGACCTCCAAATCCCGACAGAGCTCGGCCGCGCGCGGGAGTAGAATGGTTTGTCTCTCACCAAGGAGGGAAACCATGAGCGAATCCATCCTGAAACACGAGCTTGAAAGCATGGGCGGGCGCATCAAAAATCTGAGGCTCGACACTCGTGCCGAGATCGACCGCCTGAACCTTGAGATCGAAGCCCTGCGCCTTTTCGTGGAATGGGCGAATCCCAACACCGCGGAAGTTTACCGCGATATCCGCTACCGGGTCTTTCACGGGATTAATCCGGAAAAAGAACACGTGCTGCAATACCGGTAACCGTTTGCTCCGGCTCAAGAATTCAAGGGGGGCGACGTAATTAAAAAGAGTCCATAACATCAACCCTTGTTCTCGAGCCATGACGCCACCTGCCGTACGTATCGGAAAATTGACTTTAAAAGGACGTCCTTGTCTTGCGCTCAGCGTGACGGATTCGGCTCCGGCCGGAAAAATCCTTCGCGGCAAAAGACGTCCGGACCTCGTCGAATTCAGGATCGACCTGTTTTCGCGCGGGGATGCCCCTTACGTCCTGCGTAAGATCCTCCCTTATTATAGGAAAGCGCCTACCCTGGCAACCATCCGCTCCGCGCGCGAAGGGGGAGGCTGGAAAAAACCGGAGAAAAAAAGGCTGGAACTTTTTGAGGCGCTGATCCCGCATGTGGATGCCGTGGATGTCGAGCTTTCTTCGGGCGCGCTGGCCAAAAAAGTGGCGGCCGCGGCGCACCGAAAAAACAAGGCCGTGATCGTTTCCTACCATGATTTCAAACGCACGCCTCCGGACCGCGAATTGCGGCGCCTGTTCCGCCGGGCTTCGGCGCTGGGTGCGGACATCGTGAAAATCGCGGCCATGGCCCGGACTTCCGAAGACGTGCGGCGCCTGGCGCGGTTTACCGTCGAGCATTCCGAAAAAAATATCGTCACGATCGCCATGGGCCGGCAAGGTACGGTTTCCCGGATCCTTTTCCCGGCCCTGGGTTCCCTCATTACCTATGCCCCCTGGGGCAAAGCCACGGCACCGGGACAGCTGGATTTCGACGCGACCCGGGCGTTTTTACAAAAATGGTACCCGGGTTCCTCCGGGAACTGAGTTTCCGGACCCTGCCTGCCGTTTTCCTTAACTTCCACGGACATGAAGATTTAACCCCACAGGAGGGACGATTTGACGTATAATGACCCCCACATGCAAACGGAAAGCCATCACACGTTCGACGGTTTGGGGCTCGCCCCCAAGTTGATCGAGATTCTCGACAAGCTGAAATTCAAGCATCCTACCCCGATCCAGCACAAGGCCATTACTCCGGCCCTGGAAGGCAAAGACCTCA from Verrucomicrobiia bacterium includes the following:
- a CDS encoding exonuclease domain-containing protein, with the protein product MKVSHDLICLDIESTGVWVEKDKIIEIALIRYTPAGTRETYYKRVNPGISIPAVVTKLTGISDADVKNAPFFRQIAQEAFAFIAGADFAGFNIERFDLPLLEREFAEAGLTFEWKERKIYDAQKVFHLNEKRDLTAAYKFYCDKDLAGAHSAMADSEAVLEILAKQVERYGEGQQDLSVLDKFEYNVLSDYYGSERKFCWWNGKLYPMFGKYARKRPLEELVKADPGYLKWILSKDFSDEIKEVVANALKGQFPVKADAATECPPVES
- the aroD gene encoding type I 3-dehydroquinate dehydratase encodes the protein MTDSAPAGKILRGKRRPDLVEFRIDLFSRGDAPYVLRKILPYYRKAPTLATIRSAREGGGWKKPEKKRLELFEALIPHVDAVDVELSSGALAKKVAAAAHRKNKAVIVSYHDFKRTPPDRELRRLFRRASALGADIVKIAAMARTSEDVRRLARFTVEHSEKNIVTIAMGRQGTVSRILFPALGSLITYAPWGKATAPGQLDFDATRAFLQKWYPGSSGN